AGCTTTGGCAAATTTGAGAATTGCTGTTGTTGTTTCTTGTTAACGATAAGCCTTGGTGATACCTCTCCCCATGTTTGAACAAACCTCATTCCCTtggccatttttttcttctttcaccCAAAAACAATCCGATGCAGTAGAAGGAAAACGCGAGTTTAGTTTCTAGAGCAGAGGAAGACTGAAAGGTGATATTGACTTAGTGATTGAAAGATCTTTGAATGGGAGAACTTAGAGGTGCATATGAAGTGGAGGAGACAAAGGGAGAGAGGTTAAATAGAGAGACTAGAGGTGACAATTATGGAAAATGAGAAGAAAACATGAATGTTTTTTCGGGATATGTAAGAACAAAAATGTACGGTTTGCAGATCGCCAACGATGCATTCTCTAACATACTTTTGTTACATTTGCTAACTTTAGAAACTCTAAAAACAGATAGTACCCAAATAAACCCATCACATGACTTAAAAAGGGTCGAACAATTATCCTTAGAGCCAAAAAACCGAACGTCCAAAGAGAAAACAGAGGCTCATAGAATGGTTCTATACTCTCCCTACATCTATATGATCACATATACAGGCTCTTGAGTAATGTATATATGAACCTGGAATCGGAATATGTTAGAGAAAGAATGTAACAGTTTCTCAACTCGAAAGGCTTTTCTTGTTCCAAGAATTGTCTCCATAAGGCCTGAGATTAAAAATGATGCATTTAATAGGcaactgaaacaaaaataacatttgtcTACAAGAGGTGGTATCTTTTTACCTCGGATTTTTCAAATGGAGCAACATGAAGATGATGGATATGATTATGGAAGAGGCACCAACGACGAGATATGTGATGCCGAGAAAATCATTTCTTCCTCCTAACCAACTTGACGTGGAGAGAATAAGCTTCTTCTGCCCACTAAAGCTGTAAGTGTTGTAGTTGTTCATCAAATTCACCACAACAACGTTCCCTGGTTCCAAGTCCTCTTCGATTCTTCCGTATAGTTTCCTGAAGCTTAGTAGAGCAGCTGCTCGCATCCACACAATAAAGTCCTCTTGGTCACTTAGCTGCAAAGTAAACAAAGTCTCTTAGTCTCatcaaaaatatgatttaagatGTTTTTATGGGTAATATAAGTGTAGTGGTTAAGAATGCATACTGGAACTTTTGGATCCAACTTAGCTCCACCAATCAAAGATCCGTTCTGGAAATTGAAAGGATAGACATCCTTTCCAAACTTGTGCTCACGGTCACTCTTCCAGGCAATGTTACTCCGGCTAACCTTCAGTTTTGCGCTTTCACGAGTAAAGGTAAATGTATCATTGAACATACTCCAAGCTATTAACCCACAAGGGACAATGGGGAGACCATTAGATGACTCCTCGGGTTCACAGGCACTTGTGTGGCTATACTCCTGTCCATGTAACAGTTGTTGATCACTTCTACTCTTTACATACCTGAAAAACAATGATGATCATTGCAAAATGACAGAGTTTCTCATCATCAGTTAACTGATAATGACATAAGGGATCCTGTTAGTTACCGGCGGTGGTTTTGATAGTAGTTATCAAGCTggtagtagataaaaataggaGCTTTCATAAACTTTTGTACCTACAATGACGCATACAAAATCAAAGATTGAAGATACCCTTTGATTGGGAATTAAAGGTAGTACCTTTAAGTAGCGAGTACAGTTCTTAAGGATGGATGAATCTGTAATGTAAGAGAGTTTGTTGGTTCTATATTCTTCAGGAATGCACTCAACATCATACCGGTCTACAATTTCAATAGCCTGCCGTTGAATTGAAGGAAGTATAAAAGTTAGCTCCAGAAGTTACAAtctcaaacaaacaaaagagatcGATCTTACATCACGAGAAGCACGGAGGGTAACGAAGCCAATGggaatgaaaacaaaacccatCAACATAAACACTGTTATAACCTGAAAGACATAAACGGTTTCAAAGCATTAGAGCTTTGGATTTTGCTTTGTTTATCAAAGAAGAAGCACAGGAGTACATGTTACTAACCGACGTTGGTGTTAAGACTGGCTTACAAGCTGGGAGCTTCTGCTGCTTGAACTGATACAAAGCTGCCAGAAAACAATTACTCAGTTTTTTAAAAAGCTTTGAAATTTGATGAAATGAATCTACAAAACTGCAACGATTCAGTGACGAAGCTCGAAATGGTCAAACAATCGGCACCAAAATCGAAGGAATTAATCAAGAATCTCACCTTTGGATCG
The nucleotide sequence above comes from Brassica napus cultivar Da-Ae chromosome A9, Da-Ae, whole genome shotgun sequence. Encoded proteins:
- the LOC125578275 gene encoding putative ALA-interacting subunit 2 encodes the protein MMEVEGSNTSMNRSPQSSFVRSKALYQFKQQKLPACKPVLTPTSVITVFMLMGFVFIPIGFVTLRASRDAIEIVDRYDVECIPEEYRTNKLSYITDSSILKNCTRYLKVQKFMKAPIFIYYQLDNYYQNHRRYVKSRSDQQLLHGQEYSHTSACEPEESSNGLPIVPCGLIAWSMFNDTFTFTRESAKLKVSRSNIAWKSDREHKFGKDVYPFNFQNGSLIGGAKLDPKVPLSDQEDFIVWMRAAALLSFRKLYGRIEEDLEPGNVVVVNLMNNYNTYSFSGQKKLILSTSSWLGGRNDFLGITYLVVGASSIIISIIFMLLHLKNPRPYGDNSWNKKSLSS